One window from the genome of Bradyrhizobium xenonodulans encodes:
- a CDS encoding RtcB family protein: MRRSDPFMERARELCLAAGVDPDSRVGEGRGQPAWCSYRDAARKEHLAREADATASAIAELRPQEARFQNAPLKIFGPHEDATVAQMRNCMAVGNVVSGVICADGHLGYAQPVGGVIAYEKQISISGVGFDIGCGNMAAKLDTRFDDIAAIVPTIIRDVAKVISFGVGRANAERAEHALFDDGDAWRESDMEAYRQKAVSQLGTVGSGNHYVDLMRDEDGFVWIGVHFGSRGLGHTSATRYLKAAGGKDGMNVPPAVVDEESELGRRYIAAMQLAGRYAYAGREWVVERVRQIIGGSVTESVHNHHNYAWRETHDGRDLWVVRKGATPAFPGQKGFVGGSMGDDAVILEGVDSPEAKASLYSTVHGAGRMFGRKEAKRRFSRAEMDRWLNERGVTLIGADLDESPMAYRRLPDVLAEHAGTVRVLHTLRPFAVAMAGEGEFDPWKD, encoded by the coding sequence ATGCGACGATCCGATCCCTTCATGGAACGCGCCCGCGAGCTCTGCCTCGCCGCCGGCGTCGATCCCGACTCGCGCGTTGGCGAAGGACGCGGCCAGCCGGCCTGGTGCTCCTACCGGGACGCCGCGCGCAAGGAGCACCTCGCCCGTGAGGCCGATGCGACCGCCAGCGCGATCGCCGAGCTTCGTCCGCAGGAGGCTCGCTTCCAGAATGCGCCGCTGAAGATCTTCGGCCCGCATGAGGATGCGACGGTGGCGCAGATGCGCAACTGCATGGCGGTTGGCAATGTCGTGTCCGGCGTGATTTGCGCCGACGGCCATCTCGGCTACGCCCAGCCGGTCGGCGGGGTCATCGCCTACGAGAAGCAGATCAGCATCTCGGGCGTCGGCTTCGACATCGGCTGCGGCAACATGGCTGCGAAGCTCGACACGCGCTTCGACGACATTGCGGCGATCGTGCCCACGATCATCCGCGACGTCGCCAAGGTGATCTCGTTCGGCGTCGGCCGCGCCAACGCCGAGCGGGCGGAGCACGCGCTGTTCGACGACGGCGATGCCTGGCGCGAGAGCGACATGGAGGCCTACCGCCAGAAGGCGGTGAGCCAGCTCGGCACGGTCGGGTCGGGCAACCACTATGTCGACCTCATGCGCGACGAGGACGGCTTTGTCTGGATCGGCGTCCACTTCGGAAGCCGCGGTCTCGGGCACACCTCCGCGACGCGCTACCTCAAGGCCGCCGGCGGCAAGGACGGCATGAACGTCCCACCCGCCGTGGTCGACGAGGAGTCCGAGCTCGGCCGGCGCTACATCGCGGCGATGCAGCTCGCCGGGCGCTACGCCTATGCGGGCCGTGAGTGGGTCGTCGAGCGCGTTCGCCAGATCATCGGCGGCAGCGTCACCGAGAGCGTGCACAACCACCACAACTATGCCTGGCGTGAAACCCACGACGGGCGGGATCTGTGGGTGGTGCGCAAGGGCGCGACGCCGGCGTTTCCCGGCCAGAAGGGATTCGTCGGCGGCTCGATGGGTGACGACGCCGTCATCCTCGAAGGCGTCGACAGTCCGGAAGCCAAGGCTTCGCTCTATTCGACCGTGCACGGCGCCGGCCGCATGTTTGGACGCAAGGAGGCGAAGCGGCGCTTCTCGCGCGCAGAGATGGACCGCTGGCTCAACGAGCGTGGCGTCACCTTGATCGGTGCCGACCTCGACGAGAGCCCGATGGCCTATCGCCGCCTGCCCGACGTGCTGGCGGAGCACGCCGGGACCGTACGGGTGCTGCACACGCTGCGGCCGTTCGCCGTCGCCATGGCCGGCGAAGGCGAATTCGATCCGTGGAAGGACTAA